One region of Agelaius phoeniceus isolate bAgePho1 chromosome 12, bAgePho1.hap1, whole genome shotgun sequence genomic DNA includes:
- the LOC129125520 gene encoding uncharacterized protein LOC129125520: MARRAHIPGSPRRREGAAALPGWGGCGRGFAGASPPSPAGQRRHLALRRGCCSAFACSRGPAKMLSWKLQLLTPSARPGEAPPSRGVVSGRTGRTPLGCRGRAQPAGGLRASLALPSAQRLKCAGSWIAVTSEPFKISSNFLHVLNTAGAGAPRVAVEATPTPPRFLRPSLPPSLLLRGSVPAAASTAPSRAQAGTRQAAALQGRGWAGRARCPRCLRGGRGRTEAGGAGAARRTAASPPYPTLHYSTHQAAAPPGPPPAVPAHDWLLPRRRRALRFFHGPAELSLSAGCGGAAAARARLRRSPEAALTGRRAEALRAAAAAPGPEQPGCAEPGLARPGSARGSAAALSPARPGPEQPGCAESGPARSSPAAPSPARPEEEAEVLTIFPWHLTFLKRRTFQPLDGREIRSLFQDSYVVHQCC; the protein is encoded by the exons ATGGCCAGGCGCGCACATATACCCGGGAGCCCAAGGCGCCGGGAGGGAGCCGCCGCGCTGCCGGGCTGgggcggctgcggccggggctTCGCGGGCGCCTCTCCGCCCTCGCCAGCTGGGCAGAGGCGGCACCTTGCTCTGCGCCGGGGCTGCTGCTCCGCTTTCGCCTGCAGCCGG GGTCCTGCCAAGATGCTAAGTTGGAAATTGCAGCTCCTGACGCCTTCAGCACGGCCCGGCGAGGCTCCTCCTTCGCGGGGTGTTGTCAGTGGAAGGACTGGCAGGACCCCGCTGGGCTGCCGCGGCCGGGCCCAACCAGCGGGAGGGCTCCGCGCTTCCCTGGCCCTCCCCAGCGCTCAGAGGCTCAAGTGCGCCGGCTCCTGGATTGCAGTCACCTCCGAGCCATTTAAGATCAGCTCCAACTTTCTGCATGTGCTAAATACC GCCGGGGCAGGAGCTCCCCGTGTCGCCGTGGAGGCGACACCGACGCCGCCCCGCTTTCtccgtccctccctccctccctccctccttctccgGGGCTCCGTCCCGGCGGCAGCATCCACAGCCCCCAGCCGGGCGCAGGCTGGGACTCGCCAAGCGGCCGCGCTgcagggccggggctgggcgggaAGGGCGCGCTGTCCGCGCTGCCTTCGGGGGGGACGCGGCAGGACCGaggccggcggggcgggcgctgcCCGCCGTACAGCAGCGTCACCCCCGTACCCTACCCTGCACTACAGTACCCATCAGGCCGCGGCCCCGCCAGGCCCGCCCCCGGCCGTCCCGGCGCATGACTGGCTGCTCCCCCGCCGGCGGCGGGCGCTCCGCTTCTTCCACGGGCCCGCGGAGCTGTCCCTCAGCGCGGGGTGTGGAGGGGCGGCGGCAGCACGGGCGCGGTTGCGGCGGAGTCCGGAGGCGGCGCTGACAGGACGGCGCGCGGAGGCGCTGCGGGCCGCGGctgccgcccccggcccggAGCAGCCCGGCTGCGCTGAGCCTggcctggcccggcccggctcggcccggGGCAGCGCGGCTGCGCTGAGCCCGGCTCGGCCCGGTCCGGAGCAGCCCGGCTGCGCTGAGTCCGGTCCGGCCCGGAGCAGCCCGGCTGCGCCGAGTCCGGCCCGGCCCGAG GAAGAAGCAGAAGTTTTAACCATCTTCCCATGGCATCTGACTTTTTTGAAGAGGAG GACTTTTCAACCACTTGATGGAAGGGAAATAAGAAGTTTGTTTCAAGACTCTTATGTTGTTCATCAGTGCTGTTAA
- the IRX5 gene encoding iroquois-class homeodomain protein IRX-5 encodes MSYPQGYLYQPSASLALYSCPAYSTSVISGPRTDELGRSSSGSAFSPYAGSTAFTAPSPGYNSHLQYGTDPAAAAAAAFTSYVGSPYDHTPGMAGSLGYHPYAAPLGSYPYGDPAYRKNATRDATATLKAWLNEHRKNPYPTKGEKIMLAIITKMTLTQVSTWFANARRRLKKENKMTWTPRNRSEDEEEEENIDLEKNDEDEPQKLEEKGDPGTPDTGAADPKAAPGCERLQESPGPREAESGLSDSDCKELAEERLDGPPVPHKAPGASPLGPCPAGRGPPPAGGEEPPPYRPPSAAAGPPHAADLHPLLPAATGASVIHSPQQAALAKPKLWSLAEIATSADKAKEAGGEAAPPGPAVLGGSGPSRSPPRPRSPAAQCPFPNGAVLPRPLYYTAPFYPGYTNYGSFGALHGHPAGGPAAAAPGAHFNGLNQTVLSRAESLAKDTKMIRSQSQVDLCKDSPYELKKGMSNI; translated from the exons ATGTCGTATCCTCAGGGTTACTTGTACCAGCCGTCAGCGTCCTTGGCTCTCTATTCCTGCCCGGCGTACAGCACCAGCGTGATCTCCGGACCCAGGACCGATGAACTTGGGAGATCTTCTTCGGGCTCCGCTTTTTCCCCTTATGCCGGATCTACCGCCTTTACCGCCCCTTCTCCGGGTTACAACTCCCACCTCCAGTACGGCACCgacccggccgccgccgccgccgccgccttcaCTTCCTACGTG GGCTCGCCCTACGACCACACGCCGGGCATGGCCGGTTCCCTGGGGTACCACCCGTACGCGGCGCCGCTCGGCTCCTACCCCTACGGGGACCCCGCGTACCGCAAGAACGCGACGCGGGACGCCACGGCCACCCTCAAGGCCTGGCTCAACGAGCACCGGAAAAATCCCTACCCCACCAAGGGCGAGAAGATCATGCTGGCCATCATCACCAAAATGACCCTCACCCAGGTCTCCACCTGGTTCGCCAACGCCCGGCGGCGGCTCAAGAAGGAGAACAAAATGACCTGGACCCCACGAAACCGGAGCGAGGacgaggaggaagaggagaacaTCGACCTGGAGAAAAACGACGAGGACGAGCCCCAGAAACTGGAGGAGAAAGGGGACCCCGGGACTCCGGACACAG GAGCGGCGGATCCCAAGGCAGCGCCGGGCTGCGAGCGCCTCCAGGAGTCCCCCGGCCCCCGGGAGGCCGAGAGCGGCCTCAGCGACTCGGATTGCAAGGAGCTAGCGGAGGAGCGGCTCGACGGGCCGCCCGTCCCCCACAAGGCGCCCGGCGCTTCCCCGCTGGGACCGTGTCCGGCGGGCCGCGGGCCGCCGCCGGCGGGCGGCGAGGAGCCCCCGCCGTACCGCCCGccctccgccgccgccgggccgcCGCACGCCGCCGACCTGCACCCGCTGCTGCCCGCCGCCACCGGCGCCTCTGTCATCCACTCGCCGCAGCAGGCGGCCCTCGCCAAGCCCAAGCTCTGGTCGCTGGCCGAGATCGCCACCTCGGCGGACAAGGCGAAGGAGGCCGGCGGCGAGGCGgcgccccccggccccgccgtgcTGGGCGGCAGCGGCCCGTCCCGCTCGCCGCCGCGGCCGCGCTCGCCCGCCGCGCAGTGCCCCTTCCCCAACGGGGCGGTCCTGCCCCGGCCGCTCTACTACACGGCGCCCTTCTACCCCGGCTACACGAACTACGGCTCCTTCGGGGCCCTGCACGGGCACCCCGccggcggccccgccgccgccgcccccggcgccCACTTCAATGGATTAAATCAGACTGTCCTCAGCAGAGCCGAGAGCCTGGCTAAAGACACTAAAATGATCAGGAGCCAGTCCCAAGTAGACCTTTGCAAAGACTCACCTTACGAACTGAAGAAAGGTATGTCCAACATTTAA